The proteins below come from a single Juglans regia cultivar Chandler chromosome 12, Walnut 2.0, whole genome shotgun sequence genomic window:
- the LOC108987369 gene encoding protein ENHANCED DISEASE RESISTANCE 4-like yields MADSAKVRLVRCPKCENLLPELADYSVYQCGGCGAVLRAKKKNCEVDAALSDKSDEERVGGLSTKSDNSLDKGAVNLSDASDTDVKPNGDSLRCGQRDSEKDDTMGRDKGERNSEIKSTSGFQRSGWMSDWKFGERDEMDGFQRNLKSNLEGVRFSTSNHPDEGPSNYNVDSSYSYGELSRNDNDPDRVNRVKYLEQDRAELLRKLDELKDQLSRSCNVVDKPKEKVPLDGRTVPPDPYGGCDNWFRNGPSALNRASMQFSGHDKHVAGQPYSNYWPDPFPCTNRHEMAMHGFYPSMHNPNHNPGLGDPFGSQGLRRASHHLPSQYPHPPLHPYFSGQYVDHNPESFEPYPTNSMFHQPSCSCLHCYDTLQRASAPAPAPSFSNKRFPNVPNHPVTYHHEKPGAFGQVVHNSTIPPPSSNSDPQHHTRWPSDLNSEMGGFVCCHPRRVVVASGARHCRPMAGGAPFLTCYNCFKVLQLPKKVPVTLKKQQKMRCGACSAVTNVAVIDKKLVLSVHAQTKDIPIDCDGSSSELVKGGSSHFYGHMNRTKANFSSDDYDESDYNFQSIDVEPVSLSMGTGLNSNKAGEMGSFHSSSPSPSEDESGPEVLIASKDNSTQQPTRVILSPPPPGSPLQEHFDNSSNNNVVNRFAKGNRSSRSDQEKVKPSKATSRQNSLKEASHATEMDVSFNEYSNTGVSQDSGDASREEDRPRNKGSESFFANIIKKSFKDFSRSSQTDERSRSNVSVNGHLIPERVVRKAEKRAGPIQPGKYWYDSRAGFWGVMGGPCLGIIPPFIEEFNYPMPDNCAGGNTGVFVNGRELHQKDLDLLANRGLPTARDRSYIIEISGGVLDEDTGEELDGLGKLAPTVEKAKHGFGMKAPRDRNQ; encoded by the exons ATGGCGGACTCGGCTAAAGTTCGGCTGGTTCGTTGCCCAAAGTGCGAAAATCTCCTCCCGGAGCTCGCTGATTACTCTGTTTATCAGTGCGGTGGTTGTGGTGCTGTTCTTCGAG CCAAAAAAAAGAATTGCGAAGTAGATGCTGCTTTGTCAGATAAGTCAGATGAAGAAAGGGTAGGCGGACTTTCTACAAAATCAGACAACTCCTTGGATAAAGGAGCGGTTAATTTGAGTGATGCTTCTGATACAGATGTTAAGCCAAACGGTGACTCTTTGAGATGTGGTCAAAGGGATTCAGAAAAGGATGATACAATGGGAAGGGATAAAGGGGAACGTAATTCTGAAATAAAATCGACAAGTGGGTTCCAAAGGTCAGGATGGATGTCTGATTGGAAATTTGGGGAGAGAGATGAGATGGACGGGTTCCAAAGAAACCTAAAAAGTAATCTTGAGGGTGTGAGGTTTTCAACTTCAAACCATCCTGATGAGGGCCCATCAAATTACAATGTGGACTCTTCTTACAGCTATGGGGAACTGTCGAGGAATGATAATGACCCTGATCGGGTTAATAGGGTTAAGTATCTCGAACAAGATCGAGCCGAACTTTTGAGGAAGCTGGATGAGCTAAAGGATCAACTTAGTCGGTCTTGTAATGTGGTTGATAAACCAAAAGAGAAGGTTCCACTTGATGGTAGGACAGTTCCTCCAGATCCTTATGGTGGCTGTGATAATTGGTTTCGAAATGGTCCTTCAGCATTGAATAGGGCTTCAATGCAGTTCTCTGGGCATGATAAGCATGTGGCAGGACAACCCTATTCCAATTATTGGCCTGATCCATTTCCTTGTACAAACAGGCATGAAATGGCTATGCATGGCTTCTACCCGTCGATGCACAATCCTAATCATAATCCTGGATTGGGAGATCCTTTTGGATCTCAAGGGCTGAGGAGAGCTTCACACCACTTACCTAGTCAATACCCACACCCACCATTGCATCCATACTTCTCTGGACAATATGTTGATCACAATCCAGAATCATTTGAGCCATACCCAACTAACTCAATGTTTCACCAGCCTTCTTGCTCTTGTTTACATTGCTATGACACACTTCAGCGAGCTTCAGCACCGGCCCCAGCCCCTTCTTTCAGTAATAAAAGATTTCCCAATGTCCCAAACCATCCCGTTACGTACCATCACGAGAAACCTGGGGCATTTGGTCAAGTTGTTCACAATTCTACGATTCCTCCTCCATCAAGCAATAGCGATCCACAACACCACACAAGATGGCCAAGTGACCTTAATTCGGAGATGGGTGGTTTTGTTTGTTGCCATCCTCGTAGGGTTGTGGTAGCTAGTGGTGCCCGCCATTGCCGTCCCATGGCAGGTGGTGCACCCTTCCTAACATGTTATAATTGCTTTAAGGTACTTCAACTGCCCAAGAAAGTgcctgttactttgaagaaacaacaaaaaatgcGGTGTGGGGCCTGTTCTGCAGTAACCAATGTTGCTGTAATCGACAAGAAACTAGTCCTTTCGGTTCATGCACAGACAAAGGATATTCCCATAGACTGCGATGGTAGTTCTAGTGAACTGGTTAAAGGCGGTTCTTCACATTTTTATGGCCACATGAATAGGACCAAAGCAAATTTCTCTTCTGATGATTATGATGAATCTGATTACAACTTTCAGTCTATTGATGTAGAACCTGTTTCATTGTCTATGGGCACGGGTTTGAACTCAAACAAGGCTGGAGAGATGGGAAGCTTTCATTCTTCATCCCCAAGCCCCTCTGAGGATGAAAGTGGTCCAGAAGTCTTAATTGCTTCAAAAGACAACTCCACTCAGCAACCAACCAGAGTCATTCTATCTCCGCCACCTCCAGGTTCACCTCTTCAAGAACATTTTGACAATTCTTCTAATAACAATGTAGTGAACCGGTTTGCGAAAGGAAACAGAAGTAGTCGTTCAGACCAAGAGAAAGTGAAACCTAGCAAGGCTACCTCACGCCAGAATTCTTTGAAAGAGGCATCACATGCAACTGAGATGGATGTATCATTCAATGAGTACTCCAACACAGGCGTCTCTCAAGATTCTGGAGATGCAAGCAGAGAAGAAGATCGGCCAAGAAACAAAGGGAGTGAATCCTTTTTTGCAAATATTATCAAGAAGAGCTTTAAGGATTTTTCCAGATCTAGTCAAACAGATGAACGTAGCAGAAGTAATGTATCTGTAAATGGGCATCTCATACCAGAACGCGTTGTTAGGAAGGCTGAAAAGCGTGCTGGACCAATTCAACCTGGAAAATATTG GTACGACTCCCGAGCTGGATTCTGGGGTGTAATGGGTGGACCTTGTCTTGGAATCATTCCT CCATTCATTGAAGAGTTCAATTATCCCATGCCAGACAATTGTGCTGGAGGAAATACTGGTGTTTTTGTAAATGGGAGAGAGCTTCACCAAAAAGATTTAGATTTGCTTGCTAATAGAGGGCTTCCAACCGCTAGAGATAGATCATACATCATTGAAATTTCTGGGGGTGTCCTGGATGAAGACACTGGTGAAGAGCTAGATGGCCTTGGCAAACTTGCCCCAAC